Proteins encoded by one window of Maliibacterium massiliense:
- the cimA gene encoding citramalate synthase: MKRRILIYDTTLRDGVQGEGMTFTLEDKVRIARRLDDLGVDYIEGGNPFSNPKDAAFFQRMRKEALAHARLAAFGATCRPETRASCDAALRALAEAGTDAVAVFGKCSRLHAQQVLRTTCEENLRMIGDSVRFLKDCGKEVIFDAEHFFDGYLEDAAYAMACIACAIASGADVVTLCDTNGGTLTEDIARITAQVVRACGVPVAIHCHNDAGLAVAGSLAAVAQGASMVQGTINGYGERCGNANLCTVIPNLVLKMGMDALGEGALAQLTSISRFVAQQANLPLPGRAPYVGASAFAHKGGMHIDAIMKTPVSFEHVPPETVGNERRTLLSEVAGRSSLLPRISRIAPELSRDDPKLADILEAFKQLEMEGYQFEGAESSFELMVYKMLGKHKPLFDVVDFRVQCDQPWLEGESATAIVKVAVGGEQELTAGQGNGPVNALDTALRKALSVFFPQLAHMRLMDFRVRVIDTDTGTESRVRVHIESSDGQRTWRTMGVSPNIIEASFIALTDSIECMLLQL; encoded by the coding sequence ATGAAACGCCGCATTCTCATATATGATACGACGCTGCGCGACGGGGTGCAGGGCGAGGGTATGACCTTCACATTGGAGGATAAGGTGCGCATTGCCCGCCGATTGGACGATCTGGGCGTGGATTATATCGAGGGGGGCAACCCCTTCTCCAACCCCAAGGACGCGGCGTTTTTCCAGCGCATGCGCAAAGAAGCGCTGGCGCACGCGCGCCTGGCGGCCTTTGGGGCCACCTGCCGGCCGGAAACGCGCGCATCTTGCGATGCCGCCCTGCGCGCGCTGGCGGAGGCGGGCACGGACGCGGTGGCGGTCTTTGGCAAATGCAGCCGCCTGCACGCGCAGCAGGTGCTGCGCACCACGTGCGAGGAGAACCTGCGCATGATCGGGGATTCGGTACGCTTTTTAAAGGACTGTGGCAAAGAGGTGATCTTTGACGCGGAGCACTTCTTTGACGGCTACCTGGAGGATGCGGCCTACGCCATGGCGTGCATCGCGTGCGCAATCGCCTCGGGGGCGGACGTTGTCACCCTGTGCGATACCAACGGGGGCACCCTCACCGAGGATATCGCCCGCATCACCGCGCAGGTGGTGCGCGCGTGCGGCGTGCCGGTGGCCATCCACTGCCACAACGACGCGGGCCTTGCCGTGGCGGGCAGCCTGGCCGCTGTGGCGCAGGGCGCGTCCATGGTGCAGGGTACCATCAACGGCTACGGGGAGCGCTGCGGCAACGCCAATTTGTGCACGGTGATCCCCAACCTGGTGCTCAAGATGGGCATGGACGCGCTGGGCGAGGGGGCGCTGGCCCAGCTGACGAGCATCTCGCGCTTTGTGGCGCAGCAGGCCAACCTGCCCCTGCCCGGGCGCGCCCCCTACGTGGGGGCCAGCGCCTTTGCCCACAAGGGGGGCATGCACATCGACGCCATCATGAAGACGCCGGTATCCTTTGAGCACGTGCCGCCCGAGACGGTGGGCAACGAGCGCCGCACGCTGCTAAGCGAGGTGGCGGGGCGCTCCTCGCTGCTGCCCCGCATCAGCCGCATCGCGCCCGAGCTTTCGCGCGACGACCCCAAGCTTGCGGATATCCTCGAGGCGTTCAAGCAGCTGGAGATGGAGGGCTACCAGTTCGAGGGGGCGGAGAGCTCCTTTGAGCTGATGGTCTACAAAATGCTGGGCAAGCACAAGCCGCTCTTTGACGTGGTGGACTTCCGCGTGCAGTGCGACCAGCCGTGGCTGGAGGGGGAGAGCGCCACCGCCATCGTCAAGGTGGCGGTGGGGGGCGAGCAGGAGCTCACCGCGGGCCAGGGCAACGGCCCGGTCAACGCGCTGGATACAGCGCTGCGCAAGGCGCTCTCGGTTTTCTTCCCGCAGCTTGCGCACATGCGGCTGATGGACTTTCGCGTGCGGGTGATCGATACGGACACGGGCACCGAATCGCGCGTGCGCGTGCACATCGAATCCAGCGACGGGCAGCGTACCTGGCGCACCATGGGGGTATCGCCCAACATCATCGAGGCCAGCTTTATCGCGCTGACCGATTCCATTGAGTGCATGCTGCTGCAGCTGTAG
- a CDS encoding 2-isopropylmalate synthase, which produces MKRMIAIADTTLRDGEQAPGMNLNPEEKLQIARQLERLGVDAIEAGFPIASPGDFEAVRAIARAVRTCTVAGLCRATRADIDRAWDALREAAKPRLHIFIATSALHMQQKLNMTPQEVLSAIDASIAYARTLCDDVEFSCEDATRSEEAFLIEALTCARRAGATVLNIADTVGYITPGEMYNLVSTLREQVPGAKDVPFGVHCHNDLGLAVANTLAGIEAGATHAEVTVGGMGERAGNAPLEQVVMALYTRAQYYGCATGIVTQQLYRTAKLVASVCGLRIPHNKPVVGKNVFLHESGIHQHAMLHNRSTYEIISPESVGAGHSGMVLGKHSGRHAVEERLRDLGYVLTPEKLDELFEKFKTLADKKRHITDQDLEALASGDASTIPDVYKLAYFHIVSGNALLATATVQLEREGESLQEAATGDGPVDAVFRALERAAGMEVELNDYFLRAVTGGKDALGEVTVKVTDERGHNVVGKGISTDIIEASARALVNAFNKLIYERAMLAQASARS; this is translated from the coding sequence ATGAAACGGATGATTGCCATTGCCGATACCACGCTGCGCGACGGGGAGCAGGCCCCGGGCATGAACCTCAACCCGGAGGAAAAGCTGCAGATCGCCCGGCAGCTGGAGCGGCTGGGCGTGGATGCGATTGAGGCGGGCTTTCCCATCGCCTCCCCGGGGGATTTCGAGGCGGTGCGCGCCATCGCGCGCGCGGTGCGCACCTGCACGGTGGCGGGCCTGTGCCGGGCCACGCGCGCGGACATTGACCGCGCCTGGGATGCGCTGCGCGAGGCGGCCAAGCCGCGCCTGCATATCTTTATCGCCACAAGCGCGCTGCATATGCAGCAAAAGCTCAACATGACGCCGCAGGAAGTGCTTTCTGCCATCGACGCATCGATCGCCTACGCGCGCACGCTGTGCGATGACGTGGAGTTCTCCTGTGAGGATGCCACCCGCAGCGAGGAGGCGTTTTTGATCGAGGCGCTCACCTGCGCCCGGCGCGCGGGGGCGACGGTGCTCAACATCGCCGATACCGTGGGCTACATCACGCCTGGGGAGATGTACAACCTTGTCAGCACGCTGCGCGAGCAGGTGCCCGGCGCAAAGGACGTGCCCTTTGGCGTGCACTGCCACAACGATTTGGGCCTTGCGGTGGCCAACACCCTGGCGGGCATTGAGGCGGGCGCCACGCACGCGGAGGTGACGGTGGGCGGCATGGGCGAGCGGGCGGGCAACGCGCCGCTGGAGCAGGTGGTCATGGCGCTCTACACCCGCGCGCAGTATTACGGCTGCGCCACGGGCATTGTCACGCAGCAGCTCTACCGCACCGCCAAACTGGTGGCGAGCGTGTGCGGCCTGCGCATCCCCCACAATAAGCCGGTGGTGGGCAAGAACGTCTTTTTGCACGAATCAGGCATCCACCAGCACGCCATGCTGCACAACCGCAGCACCTACGAGATCATCTCGCCCGAATCGGTGGGCGCGGGCCACTCCGGCATGGTGCTTGGCAAGCACTCTGGCCGCCACGCGGTGGAAGAGCGCCTGCGCGATCTGGGCTACGTGCTGACGCCGGAGAAGCTGGACGAGCTGTTTGAAAAATTCAAGACGTTGGCGGATAAAAAGCGCCACATCACCGACCAGGATCTGGAGGCGCTGGCAAGCGGGGACGCCTCCACCATTCCGGATGTGTACAAGCTGGCGTATTTCCATATCGTATCGGGCAACGCGCTGCTGGCCACCGCAACGGTGCAGCTTGAGCGCGAGGGCGAATCGCTGCAGGAGGCCGCCACGGGCGACGGCCCGGTGGATGCGGTATTCCGCGCGCTGGAGCGCGCCGCGGGCATGGAGGTGGAGCTCAACGACTACTTCCTGCGTGCGGTCACAGGCGGCAAGGACGCGCTGGGCGAGGTCACCGTCAAGGTGACCGACGAGCGGGGGCACAACGTGGTGGGCAAGGGCATCTCCACAGATATCATTGAGGCCAGCGCACGCGCCCTGGTCAACGCCTTTAACAAACTCATCTACGAGCGCGCCATGCTGGCGCAGGCGTCCGCGCGCAGCTGA